taccgctccataacttgtcttattaagaaaatggcttccatggttgaccttccgggcatgaaaccaaattggttcatagagacccgcgttattgctctcaagcgatgctcgataactctctcccatagcttcatagtatggctcatcaacttaattcctcggtaatttgtacaactttgaatatcccctttattcttgtagatcggtaccaatatacttctccactcatcaggcatcttgttcgatcaaaaaatatggttgaacagcttggttaaccatactacagctatgtccccgaggcatctccacacctcgattgggataccatccggtcccatcgccttacctcctttcatccttttcaacgtctctctgacctcagattcttggattctccgcacaaagcgcctattggtgtcatcaaaagagtcatccaactgaaaggttgtgtccatattctcaccattgaacaatttgtcaaaatactcttgccatcgatgtcggatctcatcctcctttaccaagagatgctccctttcatccttaatgcacttaacttggttcaagtcccgtgtctttctctcacgaaccctagccatcctataaatgtcattctctccttccttcgtactcaaatgttggtaaagatcctcgtacgctctaccctttgccacacttacagctcgctttgcagtcttctttgccaccttgtacttctctatgttgtccacactcctgtcttggtacaagcgtctatagcattctttcttctccttaatagccctttagacttcctcgttccaccaccaagtatctttagcctcgcgtccccttcctttggttactccacacacctctgaggctaccttccaaatgttggttgccatcttgtcccacatattgtttatgtcgtcttcctccttccaagagccctctttgataaccattttctctaaatacctctgacgtctcccctttcagtttccaccactttgttcttttaattttagcttgtttatccctacgggcacgcacctgaaaacgaaaatctgccaccaaaagcttatgttgagaaacaacacactcccctggtatcaccttgcaatccaagcatgctcgtttgtcctttcttcttgcgaggacaaagtcaatctggctacagtgttgtccgctactgaaggtcactagatgagatcctctctttctaaagaaagtgttggttatcatcaggtcaaaagctaccgcaaagtccagaacttcctccccctcctgattcctactaccatacccaaaacctccatgaactgcctcgaaacctgcgcttgtagtacctacatgcccattaagatctcctcctataaaaagcttctcactactaggtatagctctaaccaggtcatctaagtctttccagaactgtctcttagcactctcgtcgaggcctacttggggggcatacgcactaattacgttcaagaccatatcaccaacgacaagcttgactaagataatcctatctccttgtcttctcactcccaccacaccattcttgaggctcttatcaatcaaaactcctactccatttctattcgcgactgtccctgtgtaccaaagcttgaaacctgtattgtccacctctttcgccttctgacccttccatttagtctcttgaacgcataatatatttacacgtctcctagtcgcggtatcaactaattctcttaacttacctgtaagtgaccctacattccaactacctaaacggatcctagttggttcgactagcttccttacccttcgcactcgtcgactctgatgcgaagacccttgctcatttttcactacacccgggcgccgatgtagcgcgccactaaggaagcgacgacccgatccttggttacttgacaccatgcccagatcacgacacggcgcgtcacgggggtgacgacccggcccttgcccatttaacaccatacccgggttccgatatggcgcgtcgctaagagggttacgccccaacgattttctttcgggtttcatctccatttaagtggctaagtttttacattggctcgccacgcctaacacaaccctcctcctttaccagggcttgggacctgctatgctgggacacctaAAACTTAGTGAATGACAAAAGACTAAAGATGGGTTGCCAGATTAATGTTAAAAAGCATAAGGCGTTTAAGGAAACCTTACCTGAAAACCCTTCTCGCGAGCATGAACCTTAAAGTTGTCAACAACCTTAGCAAAAAGTGTTACAGTGTAGAGGGCATACTCATTGTCTTCATAGAGCTGTTTAGATGACCTGGGTACCTATAAAATCATGTTCAGCTCAGAATGAAAGGGGTGCTGAATACTAAATATGAATATACACAATGAAATAAGGGATACAGTTTAGAGCAACTTGACAGCTTTTTTATGAAAGTAAGATCCTCCTAAGGGCAGATTAAAACAGTATTCAATTCCTATTTTAAATGAAAGTTTGAAGGAAAACTTGCCAATTTAGGAGGTTATAAAACAGGCTGAAAATCATCATAAATGAAGCACAACAGAAAATTAACATTACCACAAATGTGTCGAGTGACTCATAGCTTGACAACCATTCTTTTTGGGAGTACTTTGGAACAATAGCAAGAAGTGTTACTAGATGCTCTGAGCTGATCATGTCCTCTGGTTTTACCAGATTGGAAAGATCACGAACTGCTACGCTGTCACAGAAGAAAAGGCAAATTAATCAGTGCATAACAAGAAACAGTTTACCTCACTCTGCTTTCCCATTTGCATTacttaaaacaacaaaggaaTTGAATAATGGTTGGGATCACAGCTaacataagcatatatatatatatatatatatatatatatatatatatatatatatatatatatatatatatatatatatatataaatcctCCAAAAAGCTAGTGATAAAAGTATGGCAATACCTCCCACTTTGCTTTCTGTTGATTGCACTAAGCTGGCTCCttacattgttatattccgctgctCGAACCTAGAAAATAGAATATTTTTTAGTCATTGTAAATTCAGTTTCCAGCCAACAATATTACAAAAACCATCATCGTGTAATACCACAATGAAATGAAGGTCATAACTTGAGACCAAACCCCATGTGGGAATACAGCTGATAATGAGCAGGGAAAAATAAGAATCGTAGATAGAGATGGGAAGGACTAATCACAGGCAGATAGATATTCAAGGGGTAAGTTATACATGGGTTTGCTTTATCCTGAGAAAATCTGGCATCAATTTCTCATTACTTTGGACAGTAGTTGTGATCTGTAAGTTTGAATAGGAGTGTGTCGACTGAATGCTAGTAAAAGGAGAAGTAGAGTTAATGGTCGAGTAACTAGCGATGCATCATTTAGGCACCTACTCCGTATTATGGGAaacaaaaaaacacatgaaaccaCAGAATGCTCCAGTAACAGCACAGGGCTCCTTTTAATTAAATCTAGATATATAAAACTACAGAAGTCCGCGGTGAATTATAAAAAGCAACCTTAGTCTGTATCCAATAGCATGCTAAACAGATGCAGTGAAGTGGTGCGCACAAGTCTGATCATTATGTGAGGTTAATATTGGTGGATCTTTACAGAACATTCTGACTCAGCATCAGAGTTGTATTACTAGAAACAAACCAACCTTCATGTCATCCTCGATCTTGGCGACCTGCGACTGGATGCTGCCGACGATCTCCTTGAGCGGCGACATTGTGGGGTACTTGCCCTCGTCCCACACGAACCTGCACGCACGCACAAGCACAACCCAAACAAACAAGCTAGCTTTTGAGCCACACACACGTTGGGGCAACAAACAAACCACCCATCCGAATCCGATCGGCGGGCTGGACAGACAGGACAGGACAGGACAGGACAGTAGGCAGGTAGCAGCAGACCTGACCTGGTGAGGTAGGTGTCGACGGGGACGCCATCGACGGTGAGGGCCCCGCTGTCGACGCCTCCGGCGCGCTCGAGGTCCTCGATCTGCCTCCGGATCTTGTGCGACACGCCCTCGACGAACACGTTGGACTGGCGAAGGCGAGGGAGGGCAAGTGAGGCAGAGTGCCATGGAACTAGTCTAATGCTCGGGGCAGCAGCGAACTATAGAAGAGAGGGGAGATGCAATCGAAGGGGCTGGGCGGCCCAAGCATACATACCTTGACGAGGTCGTCGCTGAGCGCGAGGAGGGAATCGAGCGTGCCGACGCGGAGGTCCGGGACGTTGAACTGCGCGGCCAGAGCGGGAGGAGGTCAGGTCAGGTCAGGTCAGGCGAGGCGAGGTGTGTATTCTAGATGATTCGTTTCCGGCGAGGGAGGGGAGTGAAGGAGGGAGGGAAAGCGACAGGATTACCCGGTACAGCGGGGTGTCGAAGGAGTGGCGGGAGATGCCGTCCTGCAGGCTCGACCAGAGCGAGGTCGCGGTGGCGCCGGGAGTCTGCACGGGGAGAGAGACGATCCAGTAGCGGGTCGccatcgccaccaccgccgtggATCACCTGGTCTGGTCTGCGATTCTGATGGTGGCGATGGATCTCGTCGTCTCGGCGAGGCGAGGAGGGAAGCGGCCGGGCCCTCCTGTTGGAGGGAACGCAGGCCGGGCCCGGTATTTAGCAACGTGTCCGTTCGATGGCCGAGCTCGTTGTCGGCAGGAGCACGGGTCGGAAATACCTGATGCACCGCATGGCTGTGTCTGGAATCAAGATGGAGAAGGAcgttttttttctataaaaactCGTAAATATTAAACAATAAAACCAAATACAAACATTTGGAAGCTCCCATCCCAAGAACTAACTTGTATAGCTCCGAAGTTACGACAAGAGAGTCAAGGTAATGGCTCTCACAAGTTACAATGAGCTCATTGGTAAAGGTACACATTGGCGAGCTTATATAGGAAAAAGGACATCATAAAATTGTTAATGCAAACATAAGGCTATCCGTACTCGTCGACCTCTATTTCCATctctaaaaaaaatattttattctagtcatcgagattctctactctatattCATTTCTCCGCACCCGTattatctctatcccatactctatacccactattTCCTATTTTATTTCCCTCACTCCCCTTTTCTCTCTCCCTAactctctttctttctcttgctaCAGTGTTTAGCGCTGTACGGACTGACCGCTGCCTGCAGCGGTGCGCTGTGCTGCCGGAAC
The sequence above is drawn from the Miscanthus floridulus cultivar M001 chromosome 15, ASM1932011v1, whole genome shotgun sequence genome and encodes:
- the LOC136508176 gene encoding V-type proton ATPase subunit C-like isoform X1, encoding MATRYWIVSLPVQTPGATATSLWSSLQDGISRHSFDTPLYRFNVPDLRVGTLDSLLALSDDLVKSNVFVEGVSHKIRRQIEDLERAGGVDSGALTVDGVPVDTYLTRFVWDEGKYPTMSPLKEIVGSIQSQVAKIEDDMKVRAAEYNNVRSQLSAINRKQSGSVAVRDLSNLVKPEDMISSEHLVTLLAIVPKYSQKEWLSSYESLDTFVVPRSSKQLYEDNEYALYTVTLFAKVVDNFKVHAREKGFQIRDFEYSPEAQESRKQEMEKLLQDQEAMRTSLLQWCYASYSEVFSSWMHFCAVRIFVESILRYGLPPSFLSAVLAPSTKGEKQVRSILEELCGNAHSIYWKVEDDVAVAGLGGESEVHPYVSFTVNFV
- the LOC136508176 gene encoding V-type proton ATPase subunit C-like isoform X2 → MATRYWIVSLPVQTPGATATSLWSSLQDGISRHSFDTPLYRFNVPDLRVGTLDSLLALSDDLVKSNVFVEGVSHKIRRQIEDLERAGGVDSGALTVDGVPVDTYLTRFVWDEGKYPTMSPLKEIVGSIQSQVAKIEDDMKVRAAEYNNVRSQLSAINRKQSGSVAVRDLSNLVKPEDMISSEHLVTLLAIVPKYSQKEWLSSYESLDTFVVPRSSKQLYEDNEYALYTVTLFAKVVDNFKVHAREKGFQVFSSWMHFCAVRIFVESILRYGLPPSFLSAVLAPSTKGEKQVRSILEELCGNAHSIYWKVEDDVAVAGLGGESEVHPYVSFTVNFV